One window from the genome of Musa acuminata AAA Group cultivar baxijiao chromosome BXJ1-4, Cavendish_Baxijiao_AAA, whole genome shotgun sequence encodes:
- the LOC103981377 gene encoding chaperone protein dnaJ 15, with protein MASGRIGGPSAPPVRRDPYEVLCVSKDSSDQDIKAAYRKLALKYHPDKNASNPEASELFKEVAYSYSILSDPEKRRQYDAAGFEAFESEGIDMEIDLSSLGTVNTMFAALFSKLGVPIKTTISATVLEEALSGTVTVKPLPLGTSVTEKVDKQSAHFFGVTINDQQAQAGIVVRVTSAIQSKFKLLYFEQEANGGYDLALQEDSEKIGKVTSAAMYFLHFQVYRMDSVVNTLAMARDPEAAFFKRLEGLQPCEASELKPGTHIFAVYGDNFFKSATYTIEALCAKSYEDTTEKLKEIESKILAKRDALRQFEIEYRKALACFQEVTNKYTQEKQSVDELLKQRDNILSSFTIHRSVINSSGDANSSCKTPDEDIRFGSPNGSLDVKNKLNKKKWFNLNLNHSDRKG; from the exons ATGGCGTCGGGGAGGATAGGAGGTCCTTCAGCGCCGCCCGTCCGGCGTGATCCCTACGAGGTACTCTGCGTGTCGAAGGATTCGTCCGATCAGGATATCAAAGCCGCGTACCGGAAGCTTGCTCTCAA GTACCATCCCGATAAAAATGCTAGCAATCCTGAAGCATCTGAACTTTTTAAAGAAGTTGCATATTCCTATAGTATCTTGTCAGATCCAGAAAAGAGGAGGCAATATGATGCTGCTGGCTTTGAG GCTTTTGAAAGTGAAGGCATTGATATGGAGATTGACTTGTCAAGCCTTGGAACTGTCAATACAATGTTTGCAGCTCTTTTTAG CAAGCTGGGAGTTCCTATCAAGACTACAATTTCTGCCACTGTTCTTGAAGAAGCTTTAAGTGGAACTGTCACAGTTAAACCACTTCCTCTTGGAACATCAGTCACCGaaaaa GTGGATAAGCAAAGTGCTCATTTTTTTGGTGTAACAATTAATGATCAACAAGCTCAGGCAGGGATTGTTGTTCGAGTAACTTCGGCAATACAAAGTAAATTTAAG CTACTTTACTTTGAGCAGGAAGCTAATGGTGGCTATGATTTAGCATTACAG GAAGATAGTGAAAAGATTGGCAAAGTAACATCTGCAGCGATGTACTTTTTACATTTTCAAGTGTATCGGATGGACTCTGTAGTTAATACG TTAGCCATGGCGAGAGATCCTGAGGCTGCTTTCTTCAAAAGGTTGGAAGGCCTCCAACCTTGTGAGGCCTCTGAACTAAAACCTGGCACCCACATATTCGCCGTTTATG GTGATAATTTTTTCAAATCTGCTACATATACCATTGAGGCTTTGTGTGCAAAATCATATGAGGATACCACAGAGAAACTTAAGGAGATTGAGTCTAAAATTTTAGCAAAAAGAGATGCCTTGCGGCAATTTGAAATAGAATACAGAAAA GCACTTGCATGTTTTCAGGAGGTCACAAACAAGTATACCCAAGAAAAGCAATCT GTCGACGAGCTGTTGAAACAAAGAGATAATATACTCTCCTCATTTACGATACATAGAAGTGTGATCAATTCTAGTGGTGATGCTAATAGTAGTTGCAAAACTCCTGATGAGGATATCAGATTTGGCAGCCCAAAT